One stretch of Chryseobacterium sp. LJ668 DNA includes these proteins:
- a CDS encoding efflux RND transporter periplasmic adaptor subunit — protein sequence MKKIFLPLALILTLAACKKESATQDKTLEALIKTKDVKGLQAYKDRQKAKMDSLNNIMSEVDKNLTALGVSQTLGYVSVQKLELNSFAHNVEIQGSVTTDQDVNVQAQFNGTLTLYVKEGQRVNKGQVLGRIADGGLNDQHKQALIQVSASNAQLQQVKSQANLSRITFEKQSALWKQKIGSEFQYLQAKTNYESAQKQISAAQSQVAATQKAADAIRANLIKTTIVAPFSGVIDKVITQNGQAVSAGPATDIVKLISLGVMRVEAKVPETYLAKVKPGTGVEINFPALNKSVKSSIRLVGNYIDPATRTFLIQIPVSNDGGYIKPNLLAQIKIQDYVNPSALQIPGQYIYEDAAHKSYVFVATNIKGENAVAKKVYVETGEKSENNVEITRGLKAGDTVITDGSKNLTEGQKIKIS from the coding sequence ATGAAAAAAATATTCCTTCCATTAGCATTAATTCTTACTCTTGCAGCCTGCAAAAAAGAAAGTGCTACACAAGATAAAACTCTAGAAGCTCTTATAAAAACCAAAGATGTAAAAGGACTGCAAGCATACAAAGATCGCCAGAAAGCTAAAATGGACAGTCTCAACAATATCATGTCTGAGGTAGATAAAAATCTTACGGCATTAGGAGTAAGTCAAACATTAGGATATGTTTCTGTACAAAAATTAGAGTTAAATTCATTTGCCCATAATGTTGAGATACAGGGAAGTGTTACAACAGATCAGGATGTGAATGTACAGGCCCAGTTCAACGGAACATTAACGCTTTATGTAAAAGAGGGTCAGAGAGTAAATAAAGGTCAGGTATTAGGCAGAATTGCAGATGGAGGTCTTAATGACCAGCACAAACAGGCTTTAATTCAGGTTTCTGCATCCAATGCACAGCTTCAGCAAGTAAAATCTCAGGCTAATTTATCAAGAATTACTTTTGAAAAGCAAAGTGCACTTTGGAAACAAAAAATCGGTTCAGAATTCCAGTATCTTCAGGCTAAAACCAATTATGAATCTGCCCAGAAGCAAATTTCAGCTGCGCAAAGTCAGGTCGCTGCCACGCAAAAAGCTGCAGATGCAATAAGAGCCAACTTAATTAAAACAACAATTGTTGCCCCTTTCAGCGGGGTGATCGATAAAGTAATAACGCAAAACGGGCAGGCTGTTTCTGCCGGACCGGCAACTGATATTGTTAAACTAATTAGCCTGGGAGTGATGCGTGTGGAAGCTAAAGTTCCTGAAACTTATCTGGCAAAAGTAAAACCGGGAACAGGGGTAGAAATTAATTTCCCAGCTCTTAATAAATCTGTGAAATCAAGCATAAGATTGGTTGGAAACTATATTGATCCTGCAACAAGAACCTTCCTGATTCAGATTCCTGTTTCAAATGATGGGGGGTATATAAAACCAAATTTATTGGCGCAGATAAAAATTCAGGATTATGTAAATCCTTCTGCATTACAGATTCCGGGTCAGTATATTTATGAAGACGCAGCGCATAAAAGCTATGTTTTTGTGGCGACAAACATCAAAGGAGAAAACGCAGTTGCCAAAAAAGTTTATGTAGAAACCGGAGAAAAGTCTGAAAATAATGTAGAAATTACAAGAGGTCTTAAAGCCGGAGATACGGTGATTACTGACGGTTCTAAAAATCTTACAGAAGGACAGAAAATTAAAATTTCTTAA
- a CDS encoding efflux RND transporter permease subunit gives MGENKHHEKESFFSSWAVDNRTTVYVLTFIIVILGIFAYTSMPRESFPEVVENKIYISSVYPGNSAEDVEKLITKELEDKFKNVSGVDKVTSNSFQDYCLITVEFEEKVALAEAKQRIKDKVDEAKGDQDWPTVDSGSKVEPSVFDLNISEEMPILNVNLKGNYPKFTLRQYADDIKDDLEDIPEVKEATVLGVDDNEVEVALDIFKMNAAGVSFDQVITSIKNENITISGGNLVTEGNRENVRIKGQISDPADINNFVIKPGVRIMDIAKVEFKEKEKTTYARESGEDVVMINLKKRSGTNMIAAIEQAKEKIKKAQETYIPKDIDISLTSDQSTDVEHQVNELANHILIGILLVMCVLSFSMGLKNALFVGTAIPLSMLIAFAILSAFGVTLNTMVLFAMVMGLGMLVDDGIVVVDNVYANMEKGYKRREASKFGIGEIAFPVITSTLTTVCAFLPMLMWPGIMGKFMKYFPITISVTLMASLFVALIINASMTAGGMTLDNKNLTGSQAKKYTLIFAILAVVFGALRLITGVEFFLAIVTLSVLAIAAIWLYKGFFHDRIEHFQYTFFPNLAKRYQKFLKNLLQGKKPRYWFLGVIGVLIFSFILYGMMMGIGRSKVLFFPENIPKQVIVYMEYPQGTDIAKTNTATKQVEARILNVLKQYKDEKTGENFLAESMVTQVGKGAINPQVDAGSEADTPFKSKTTITFVEFAKRRGIDTGEVMEQIRKAVPNIPGFTFTVEKDANGPPVGYPVSIELRGDDYDQLLTEAHNMITYINKQGISGIEKLQSDINKESPELIIDIDREAAGNMGVSTAYTGITLRRALFGQDISTFKDVKDDYDISVRLQQDQRRNTSLLFNQPITLQGQSGPVLVPMSTFSTMKEETTFNKIKRKDNTRTIMVYSNVLKDYNANEIVQKIQESLKNYKTPEGITYSFGGEQEEQGKNMNFLLFALFLAMALVTSIIVFQFNSLSKTLIIMTTIFLSFAGVFLGLSIFGMDFVILMTMMGIISLAGVVVKNGIVLMDFFVLKLDELVYKKGVETHDDLELEEVKEVIIESGKERLRPVLLTATTAILGLIPLAIGLNFDIFSFLTTLNPHFSLGGDNVMFWGPLAWTIIFGLSFATFLTLIIVPVMFYIISKRKINRRKKFVAKHAHDAEDEAEEQERLKKLYPQEFEEYHKKNDDNLGLES, from the coding sequence ATGGGCGAAAATAAGCACCACGAAAAAGAATCTTTCTTTTCAAGCTGGGCGGTAGACAATAGAACCACAGTATACGTACTTACATTTATCATTGTGATTCTTGGGATCTTTGCTTACACTTCTATGCCAAGAGAAAGCTTTCCGGAAGTGGTAGAAAATAAGATATATATTTCTTCAGTGTACCCGGGGAACTCAGCAGAAGATGTTGAAAAGCTGATCACTAAAGAACTTGAAGATAAGTTTAAAAATGTTTCGGGAGTAGATAAAGTGACTTCAAATTCCTTTCAGGATTACTGTCTGATTACAGTTGAATTTGAAGAAAAAGTAGCTTTAGCCGAAGCGAAGCAAAGAATTAAAGACAAAGTAGATGAGGCAAAAGGAGATCAGGACTGGCCGACAGTAGACTCTGGTTCTAAAGTAGAACCTAGTGTTTTTGATCTTAATATTTCTGAGGAAATGCCGATCTTAAATGTAAATTTAAAAGGAAATTATCCAAAATTTACGCTTAGACAATATGCAGATGACATCAAAGACGATCTTGAAGATATTCCTGAAGTAAAGGAAGCAACAGTTTTGGGAGTAGATGACAATGAAGTGGAAGTTGCGCTGGATATCTTTAAAATGAATGCCGCAGGAGTAAGTTTTGATCAGGTGATTACTTCTATCAAAAATGAGAACATTACCATTTCCGGGGGAAATCTTGTTACCGAAGGAAACCGTGAAAATGTCAGAATCAAAGGTCAGATTTCAGATCCGGCAGATATCAATAATTTCGTCATAAAACCAGGTGTAAGAATCATGGATATTGCGAAAGTGGAATTTAAAGAAAAAGAAAAAACTACCTACGCAAGAGAATCCGGAGAAGATGTAGTCATGATCAATTTGAAGAAAAGATCGGGTACTAACATGATTGCAGCGATAGAGCAGGCAAAAGAAAAAATTAAAAAAGCACAGGAAACGTATATTCCGAAAGATATTGATATTTCTTTAACATCTGACCAATCTACAGATGTTGAGCATCAGGTAAACGAATTGGCAAACCACATTCTGATCGGTATTCTTTTGGTAATGTGTGTGTTGAGTTTCTCGATGGGGCTTAAAAATGCATTATTTGTGGGTACAGCAATTCCGCTTTCCATGTTGATTGCCTTTGCGATATTAAGTGCTTTTGGAGTCACCTTAAATACCATGGTGCTTTTCGCAATGGTAATGGGACTCGGTATGCTCGTAGATGATGGTATTGTAGTTGTAGACAACGTTTACGCTAACATGGAAAAAGGCTACAAACGTAGAGAAGCTTCTAAATTTGGGATCGGAGAGATCGCTTTTCCGGTTATTACTTCCACTTTAACTACCGTTTGTGCATTCTTACCGATGTTGATGTGGCCCGGAATTATGGGAAAATTCATGAAATATTTCCCGATTACGATTTCTGTAACCTTAATGGCTTCATTATTTGTGGCGTTGATTATTAACGCTTCCATGACAGCAGGAGGAATGACATTAGATAATAAAAACCTTACCGGTTCTCAGGCTAAAAAATACACCCTTATCTTTGCAATTCTGGCAGTAGTTTTTGGAGCATTAAGATTAATTACAGGGGTAGAGTTTTTCCTGGCAATCGTAACACTTTCTGTATTGGCCATTGCAGCGATATGGCTGTATAAAGGATTTTTTCATGACAGAATTGAGCATTTCCAATATACTTTCTTTCCGAATCTTGCTAAAAGATATCAGAAATTTTTAAAAAATCTATTGCAGGGTAAAAAACCGAGATATTGGTTCTTAGGCGTTATTGGAGTGCTTATTTTCTCATTCATTCTGTATGGAATGATGATGGGAATCGGACGTTCAAAAGTCCTTTTCTTCCCTGAAAATATTCCTAAACAGGTGATTGTTTATATGGAATATCCTCAAGGAACAGATATTGCCAAGACAAATACGGCTACAAAACAGGTTGAAGCAAGGATTTTAAATGTTTTAAAGCAATATAAGGACGAGAAAACCGGAGAAAACTTTCTTGCAGAATCAATGGTAACCCAAGTAGGTAAAGGTGCGATCAATCCACAGGTTGATGCAGGTTCTGAAGCAGATACGCCATTTAAATCAAAAACGACAATCACGTTCGTAGAATTTGCAAAACGTAGGGGTATTGATACAGGTGAAGTAATGGAACAGATCCGAAAAGCAGTTCCAAATATTCCCGGGTTTACGTTTACCGTTGAAAAAGATGCCAACGGTCCGCCAGTAGGTTATCCTGTTTCAATTGAACTTAGAGGAGACGATTATGATCAATTGTTGACTGAAGCTCACAATATGATCACGTATATAAACAAGCAGGGAATTTCAGGAATCGAAAAACTGCAGTCAGACATCAATAAGGAAAGTCCGGAGCTGATTATAGATATCGATAGAGAGGCAGCAGGAAACATGGGAGTTTCGACGGCTTATACAGGGATTACACTTCGTAGAGCTCTATTCGGACAGGATATTTCTACCTTCAAAGATGTTAAAGATGATTATGATATTTCAGTAAGATTACAACAGGATCAAAGAAGAAATACGAGCTTGCTGTTTAATCAGCCGATTACGCTGCAAGGACAGAGCGGTCCTGTTCTGGTTCCGATGTCTACGTTCTCTACCATGAAGGAAGAAACAACTTTCAATAAAATCAAGAGAAAAGATAATACAAGAACTATTATGGTTTACTCTAACGTATTGAAAGACTATAATGCCAATGAGATCGTTCAGAAAATTCAGGAATCATTGAAAAACTATAAGACTCCGGAAGGGATTACCTATAGTTTTGGCGGAGAGCAGGAAGAGCAGGGCAAGAATATGAATTTCCTTTTATTTGCATTATTCCTGGCAATGGCATTGGTAACATCCATTATTGTATTCCAGTTTAACTCACTTTCAAAAACTTTGATCATTATGACTACGATTTTCTTAAGTTTTGCAGGAGTGTTTTTAGGACTGTCAATTTTCGGGATGGACTTTGTAATTCTGATGACGATGATGGGAATCATTTCGTTAGCCGGAGTTGTAGTGAAGAACGGTATCGTATTGATGGACTTCTTTGTTCTTAAACTCGACGAACTGGTGTATAAAAAAGGTGTTGAAACTCACGATGACCTTGAGCTTGAAGAAGTAAAAGAAGTCATCATCGAATCCGGAAAAGAACGTCTGAGACCGGTGTTGCTGACTGCTACAACAGCGATCTTGGGTCTGATTCCGTTAGCAATCGGTTTAAACTTCGATATATTTTCTTTCCTTACCACATTGAATCCTCATTTTTCATTAGGGGGCGACAACGTAATGTTCTGGGGACCATTGGCATGGACGATTATTTTCGGACTATCATTTGCTACTTTCCTTACCTTGATCATCGTTCCGGTAATGTTCTACATTATCTCAAAACGTAAAATCAACAGAAGAAAAAAGTTTGTTGCAAAACATGCGCATGATGCAGAAGATGAAGCTGAAGAGCAGGAAAGATTGAAGAAGCTGTATCCTCAGGAATTTGAAGAATATCACAAGAAAAATGATGATAATTTAGGTCTGGAATCATAA
- a CDS encoding KTSC domain-containing protein produces the protein MKRIGEHRKLLGVDKTATLKDLKTIYRNTMKDTHPDKFINDEEGKLEAEEKSKSIIEAYHFLVSINEETQEKYREEYTETITTSIITDFYLEKQILKVQHLNGKMFEYIGVPRNTYIKMVNSDSPSRFARRHIYGNFIYRKSGEVMAD, from the coding sequence ATGAAAAGAATTGGCGAGCACAGAAAGCTTCTTGGCGTTGATAAAACGGCAACTTTAAAAGACTTAAAAACCATTTACAGGAATACGATGAAAGATACGCATCCTGATAAATTTATCAATGATGAAGAAGGGAAATTAGAAGCTGAAGAAAAAAGCAAATCAATCATTGAAGCCTATCATTTTTTGGTAAGCATCAACGAAGAAACACAGGAAAAATATAGAGAAGAATATACGGAGACGATCACAACATCTATCATTACAGATTTTTATCTTGAAAAACAGATTTTAAAAGTGCAGCATCTGAATGGTAAAATGTTTGAATATATCGGTGTCCCAAGAAATACTTACATCAAAATGGTGAATTCTGATTCGCCAAGCCGTTTTGCCAGAAGACATATCTATGGAAATTTCATCTACAGAAAGTCTGGTGAAGTAATGGCAGATTAA